The Rhizobium leguminosarum genome includes a region encoding these proteins:
- a CDS encoding Gfo/Idh/MocA family protein, whose amino-acid sequence MARLGIILHGVTGRMGYNQHLVRSILAFRDQGGITLKSGEKLEIDPIIVGRNGAKMEELAKKHNIKRWSTDLDAALANPDDTIFFDAGTTLMRAELLSKALDAGKHVYCEKPISDDLQVALDLARKARGSGLKHGVVQDKLFLPGLRKLALLRDSGFFGKILSVRGEFGYWVFEGDWGVPAQRPSWNYRKGDGGGIILDMLCHWRYVLDNLFGEVKAVSCLGATHIPRRIDEQGKPYDCDTDDAAYATFELEGGAIAQINSSWAVRVRRDDLVTFQVDGTHGSAVAGLTKCWSQHRVNTPKPVWNPDQPQTIDFYKTWDEVPDTQAFDNGFKAQWEMFIRHVVEDAPWPYGLEAGAKGVQLAELGLKSWAERRWLDVPALEF is encoded by the coding sequence ATGGCACGCTTGGGGATCATCTTGCACGGCGTTACCGGCCGCATGGGTTACAATCAGCACCTGGTGCGTTCGATTCTCGCCTTCCGCGACCAGGGCGGCATCACGCTGAAATCGGGTGAGAAACTCGAGATCGACCCGATCATCGTCGGCCGCAACGGCGCCAAGATGGAGGAGCTGGCGAAAAAGCATAACATCAAGCGCTGGTCGACCGATCTCGATGCCGCGCTCGCCAATCCCGACGACACGATATTCTTCGACGCCGGCACGACGCTGATGCGGGCCGAGCTGCTGTCCAAGGCGCTCGATGCCGGCAAGCATGTCTATTGCGAAAAGCCGATTTCCGACGATCTGCAGGTGGCACTCGACCTTGCCCGCAAGGCGCGCGGCTCCGGCCTCAAGCATGGCGTCGTGCAGGACAAGCTCTTTCTGCCCGGCCTGCGCAAGCTGGCGCTGCTCAGGGATTCCGGCTTCTTCGGCAAGATCCTCTCGGTGCGCGGCGAATTCGGCTACTGGGTTTTCGAAGGCGATTGGGGCGTACCGGCCCAGCGCCCGTCCTGGAACTACCGCAAGGGCGATGGCGGCGGCATCATCCTCGACATGCTCTGCCACTGGCGCTACGTGCTCGACAATCTGTTCGGCGAGGTCAAAGCCGTATCCTGCCTCGGTGCGACGCATATTCCGCGCCGCATCGACGAGCAGGGCAAGCCCTATGACTGCGACACCGACGATGCGGCCTATGCGACCTTCGAGCTCGAGGGCGGCGCGATCGCGCAGATCAATTCCTCCTGGGCCGTCCGCGTCCGCCGCGACGACCTCGTCACCTTCCAGGTCGACGGCACGCATGGTTCGGCCGTCGCCGGTCTGACGAAATGCTGGAGCCAGCACCGCGTCAACACGCCGAAGCCGGTTTGGAATCCGGACCAGCCGCAGACGATCGACTTCTACAAGACCTGGGACGAGGTTCCCGATACGCAGGCCTTCGACAACGGTTTCAAGGCGCAGTGGGAAATGTTCATCCGCCATGTCGTCGAAGACGCACCGTGGCCCTATGGCCTGGAAGCCGGCGCCAAGGGCGTGCAGCTTGCCGAACTCGGGCTGAAATCCTGGGCCGAGCGTCGCTGGCTCGACGTTCCCGCACTGGAGTTCTGA
- a CDS encoding dihydrodipicolinate synthase family protein, which yields MTTINLPLDGKIVPYTLTGTPIALAKRDAKAFPRIAFAAAHVVADPLADNDPWLTPAIDWERTLAFRHRLWDLGLGVAEAMDTAQRGMGLGWPEARDLIRRALSEAAGRKDALIACGAGTDHLTPGPDVTVDTILRAYEEQIETVEAAGGRIILMASRALAAAAKGPDDYIRVYDRILRQVKEPVIIHWLGEMFDPALEGYWGNGDHIQAMSTCLEVIEAHAGKVDGIKISLLSKEKEVAMRRRLPKGVRMYTGDDFNYAELIAGDEEGHSDALLGIFDAIAPAASAALEALGRKSNHEFFDLLEPTVPLSRHIFKAPTRFYKTGVVFLAYLNGLQDHFVMVGGQQSTRSLTHLAELFRLADKARVLADPELATARMKQVLAVHGVN from the coding sequence GTGACGACGATCAATCTCCCTCTCGACGGCAAGATCGTTCCCTATACGCTGACCGGCACGCCGATCGCGCTCGCCAAGCGCGACGCCAAGGCCTTTCCGCGCATCGCCTTTGCCGCCGCCCATGTCGTCGCCGATCCGCTCGCCGACAACGATCCGTGGCTGACGCCGGCGATCGATTGGGAGCGCACGCTGGCCTTCCGCCACCGCCTCTGGGATCTCGGCCTCGGCGTTGCCGAAGCGATGGATACGGCGCAGCGCGGCATGGGGCTCGGCTGGCCGGAAGCGCGCGACCTCATCCGCCGGGCGCTCAGTGAGGCGGCCGGCCGCAAGGATGCGCTGATCGCCTGCGGCGCCGGCACCGACCATCTGACGCCGGGACCCGACGTCACCGTCGACACGATCCTCAGGGCCTATGAGGAGCAGATCGAAACCGTGGAGGCGGCCGGCGGCCGCATCATCCTGATGGCGAGCCGGGCGCTTGCCGCCGCCGCCAAAGGGCCGGACGACTATATCCGCGTCTATGACCGGATCCTTCGCCAGGTCAAGGAACCCGTCATCATCCATTGGCTCGGTGAAATGTTCGATCCGGCGCTCGAAGGTTACTGGGGCAATGGTGATCATATCCAAGCCATGTCCACCTGCCTCGAGGTGATCGAAGCCCATGCCGGCAAGGTCGACGGCATCAAGATCTCGCTGCTGTCCAAGGAGAAGGAAGTGGCGATGCGCCGCCGGCTGCCGAAAGGCGTGCGCATGTATACCGGCGACGATTTCAACTACGCGGAATTGATCGCCGGTGACGAAGAGGGCCATTCCGACGCGCTGCTCGGCATTTTCGATGCCATCGCTCCGGCTGCCTCGGCAGCCCTCGAAGCGCTCGGCCGCAAGAGCAACCATGAATTCTTCGATCTGCTGGAGCCGACCGTGCCGCTGTCGCGCCACATCTTCAAGGCGCCGACCCGCTTCTACAAGACCGGCGTCGTCTTCCTCGCCTATCTCAACGGCCTGCAGGATCATTTCGTCATGGTCGGCGGCCAGCAGAGCACCCGCTCGCTGACGCATCTGGCCGAACTTTTCCGCCTGGCCGACAAGGCCCGGGTTCTCGCCGATCCGGAACTCGCAACGGCGCGCATGAAACAGGTGCTTGCCGTCCACGGCGTCAACTGA
- a CDS encoding ABC transporter substrate-binding protein codes for MTFRVSRRNFVAGGATLLSLSALGTSALAQETRLRLLWWGSQPRADRTNKVSELYKAKNAGTTINGEFLGWADYWPRLATQVAGRNAPDIIQMDYRYIVEYARRGALAPLESYMPSKLQLEDFDPAQIEGGKVDGHLYGVSLGANSAATVVNAAAFKEAGIDIPTQKTTWEEFGKIGAEMTKAGKRKGYFGFADGSGVEPALENYLRQRGKALYTADSKIAFGPEEASEWFDMWAKFREAGACVTPDIQALYKDTIDTSPLTVGKAACDYAHSNQFVGYQAMVKDKLALTNYMRITPDSKGGHYRKPSMFFSVSAQSKVMDLAVDYVNFFVKNPDAAVILDVERGIPESKAMRDVVATKLDETGKVPLDYVAGLGDLAGPLPPPPPTGAGEGQLILRNIAEQVAFGQLTPSDGGKQLVTEITQILARG; via the coding sequence ATGACATTCCGTGTAAGCAGACGCAATTTCGTCGCGGGAGGCGCCACGCTTCTCTCGCTCTCGGCGCTGGGAACCAGCGCTTTGGCACAGGAAACGCGCCTGCGTCTCCTGTGGTGGGGCTCGCAGCCGCGCGCCGACCGCACCAATAAGGTCTCGGAACTTTACAAGGCGAAAAATGCCGGCACCACCATCAACGGCGAGTTTCTCGGATGGGCCGATTATTGGCCACGACTTGCGACCCAGGTCGCCGGCCGCAACGCCCCCGACATCATCCAGATGGACTACCGCTATATTGTCGAGTATGCCCGGCGTGGCGCCCTTGCCCCTCTGGAATCCTACATGCCGTCGAAGCTGCAGCTCGAGGATTTCGATCCTGCGCAGATCGAAGGTGGCAAGGTCGATGGCCATTTGTATGGCGTCAGTCTCGGCGCCAACTCGGCCGCAACCGTGGTGAACGCCGCGGCCTTCAAGGAAGCCGGCATCGATATACCGACGCAGAAGACGACCTGGGAAGAATTCGGCAAGATCGGTGCTGAGATGACCAAGGCCGGTAAACGCAAGGGTTACTTCGGTTTTGCCGACGGCAGCGGTGTCGAACCGGCCCTTGAAAACTACCTCCGCCAACGCGGCAAGGCGCTCTATACGGCGGACTCGAAGATCGCTTTCGGTCCTGAGGAAGCTTCTGAATGGTTCGATATGTGGGCTAAGTTCCGCGAAGCCGGAGCTTGCGTCACCCCTGATATCCAGGCCCTATACAAGGATACGATCGATACCAGCCCGCTCACCGTAGGCAAGGCTGCTTGCGACTACGCGCACAGCAACCAGTTCGTCGGCTATCAAGCCATGGTCAAGGATAAGTTGGCCCTGACCAACTACATGCGCATCACGCCGGACTCCAAGGGCGGTCATTACCGGAAGCCATCGATGTTCTTCTCCGTCTCGGCGCAGTCGAAGGTGATGGATCTGGCGGTCGACTACGTCAACTTCTTCGTCAAGAATCCGGATGCTGCTGTGATCCTCGACGTCGAGCGAGGCATTCCGGAATCGAAGGCAATGCGCGATGTCGTCGCCACCAAGCTCGACGAAACCGGCAAAGTTCCGCTCGACTATGTCGCCGGCCTCGGTGATCTGGCCGGCCCACTGCCGCCCCCGCCGCCAACCGGCGCAGGCGAAGGCCAGCTCATTCTGCGCAACATCGCCGAACAGGTAGCCTTCGGACAGCTGACTCCTTCGGATGGCGGTAAGCAGCTTGTCACCGAAATTACGCA
- a CDS encoding sugar phosphate isomerase/epimerase family protein, whose amino-acid sequence MQVEGLSINLATIREQCGFAEAVDICLKHGITAIAPWRDQVAKVGLDEAVRIVKSNGIKLTGLCRGGFFPAANDADWQKNLDNNRRAIDEAAAFSADCLVLVVGGLPGASKDIVAARQMVFDGIAAVLPHAQAAGVKLAIEPLHPMYAADRACVNTLGQALDMCEQLGEDVGVAVDVYHVWWDPDLANQIARAGRMKRIFAHHICDWLVPTKDMLLDRGMMGDGVIDLKGIRRMVEAAGFFGAQEVEIFSAENWWKRPADEVIATCVERFRSCCQA is encoded by the coding sequence ATGCAGGTCGAAGGACTTTCGATCAACCTGGCGACGATCCGCGAGCAATGCGGTTTTGCCGAGGCCGTCGATATCTGCCTGAAACACGGCATCACCGCGATCGCCCCCTGGCGCGACCAGGTCGCCAAGGTCGGTCTCGACGAGGCGGTGCGTATCGTCAAGTCGAACGGCATCAAGCTGACCGGCCTTTGCCGCGGCGGCTTCTTTCCGGCGGCAAACGATGCCGACTGGCAGAAAAACCTCGACAACAACAGGCGGGCCATCGATGAGGCGGCAGCGTTTTCCGCCGATTGCCTCGTGCTCGTCGTCGGCGGCCTGCCGGGCGCTTCGAAGGACATCGTCGCCGCCCGCCAGATGGTGTTCGACGGCATTGCCGCCGTTTTGCCGCATGCGCAGGCTGCCGGCGTGAAGCTCGCCATTGAACCGCTGCATCCCATGTATGCCGCCGACCGTGCCTGCGTGAACACGCTCGGTCAGGCGCTCGATATGTGCGAGCAGCTCGGCGAGGATGTCGGTGTTGCGGTCGATGTCTACCATGTCTGGTGGGATCCCGATCTTGCCAACCAGATCGCCCGCGCCGGCCGCATGAAACGCATCTTCGCCCATCACATCTGCGACTGGCTGGTGCCGACAAAGGACATGCTGCTCGACCGCGGCATGATGGGCGATGGTGTGATCGACCTCAAAGGCATAAGACGGATGGTGGAGGCCGCCGGTTTCTTCGGCGCTCAGGAGGTGGAGATCTTTTCGGCCGAAAACTGGTGGAAACGCCCGGCCGACGAAGTGATCGCCACCTGCGTCGAGCGCTTCAGGAGCTGCTGCCAGGCCTGA
- a CDS encoding TetR/AcrR family transcriptional regulator, with protein MNDSGGNGEKKRSRRPSAERTAQRDPERTRAAILEAATREFAENGMGGARVDAIAERAGTNKRMLYHYFGDKEQLYLKVLEEAYVGIRTAERALHIGNRSPEEGIGELALFTWRYFLQHPEFLSLLGTENLHRARWLRQSVRLKELHSHLIGELSDVLERGKKQGVFIETADPLHVYLTIASLGYFYLSNQYTLSTIFGRDLIEPTHLNAWERHIVHVTLASIKR; from the coding sequence ATGAACGACAGCGGGGGGAATGGGGAAAAGAAAAGGTCTCGGCGCCCATCTGCCGAACGGACGGCCCAACGCGATCCGGAGCGGACGCGCGCTGCGATCCTCGAAGCGGCAACCCGGGAATTTGCCGAAAACGGCATGGGCGGAGCTCGTGTCGATGCCATCGCCGAGCGCGCCGGCACCAACAAGCGCATGCTCTATCATTATTTCGGCGACAAGGAGCAGCTCTACCTCAAAGTGCTCGAAGAGGCTTATGTCGGCATCCGCACCGCCGAACGCGCGCTGCATATCGGCAACCGCAGCCCCGAGGAAGGCATTGGCGAACTGGCGCTCTTCACATGGCGTTACTTCCTGCAGCATCCGGAATTCCTCAGCCTGCTCGGCACGGAAAATCTGCATCGCGCCCGCTGGCTGCGCCAGTCCGTCCGGCTCAAGGAATTGCATTCGCATCTGATCGGCGAGCTTTCCGACGTGCTCGAGCGGGGAAAGAAGCAGGGGGTCTTCATCGAGACCGCCGATCCCCTGCATGTGTACCTGACGATCGCCTCGCTCGGTTATTTCTATCTGTCCAACCAATACACGCTGTCGACGATCTTTGGCCGCGACCTGATCGAGCCGACCCATCTCAATGCCTGGGAAAGACATATCGTCCACGTCACGCTCGCCTCGATCAAGCGCTAG